The DNA window CACTGGAAGAAGCTGAAGCAGAACATAAGAGAAAAATAACAGAACAGCTCGAGAACTCGAAAAGCGGAATCAGAACTAGAAATGAAAGCATAAGAAGAAATTCTTTTAGCAAGGAAGTGAAAAATGCAggtaaatttactaatataatttccatttattttatttttttcacaaaatttGTAATATGATACTAAGAACTGTAGGTATTTTTGTAGGTGAGACATCGACTCGAAAACCTGCAGAGAGGGACCAAAGGTTACCGGAGAATTCTGCAGTGATGTCTAGCAGAAAACCGAGTCGTTCTGCCTCTATGAGACCAATGATTTCCATGGATCAAAGGCAGAGGAGTAATTCAACAAGGAGGAGTGTTGCAGAAGACAAAGTAGATACATGGGAGAAGGCTCAGCTTCGAAAGATTAATAAACGGTAATATTTGTTAAACGAATAAAATAattgttgcacggaaacttcgcCGGTCTTATGTTTATGTATTTCATTTTTGTTCTCGGAAAGAATTTTGAAACTCcaaaattctatatttataagttataccatatttttatataaaatttggtttcttcgTTTCTGTTTCGGTGTTTTTTCATTTTCCCATATCCGTTTCCACGCTACAAGCATTATCATAACTAtatattgcacggaaactttTCGAATCTTATATTTTCGTGGtttcatttctatttttgaaaatgctTTTGAAACTAACGGAACTCAATATTTATAACTTATCCTTGTGTCGTTTTCGGCGTTTATGTTTCCGTAGATCATAATTTTGATTATGACAAGTTCAACCTTCAGGTATGAGAAGATGAGATCAGAAATCATTGCATGGGAAAACGCGAAAACGATTGAGGCTAAGCTACGTATGGAAAAGAAAAAGGTTTTGAATGCTAACATATTctaataaatgataaaaaaaaatgattttcaaatcaCTGTTCTGATGGCTTAATCTGCAGAATGAGTTGGAACTGAGGAAATCAAGAAATTTGCAGCATTACCAGCTGAAGGTCTCAAGGATTGAAGCTGTAGCTGGAGGAGCAAACAGACAATTAGATGAGAAACAAAGAAATGAAGAATCTGAAGTGAAAGAGAAGGCGAAACACATGCGATCCAAAGGCAAGAATCCTGTCAGGTTTTTCTGCTGCTAGAAAGAACCTAATAGCCTGTAATTAATTTGAATTGTATAAATGCTTTATTGTTCGTTACATCATTAACTATTAGAATAAGTGAAAAATTAGTGTGAAGATTAAGAGATGTTGTAAGTATTTGTATCTGACTAATGCACATTTGTAGTAACAATTCACAGTATTGACAGTGTAAATGAAATATTTGTTAATATGGGGTTAAGGGTTGTAGTTTGATTACATAGACTCTGATACAATGTCAAAGAATCGATcgataatatttaaaagttcaGTCTGTTGAGTTATAGgtaaacaaataaacaattGTCTGTCGTCTGATATCTCTAGCAATGTGAAGCTATGAAACTGTCACaatatgtagcacggaaacgccCAACCGGAAAACATGGAAATGGAAAATTGTCGAAATAATAtcgttttgtaatttaaatatatgttataaatataaaatttggagttgCATAAGTATTTCGTGAAATGAGAACGAAAATCTAAAGTATAAGACTCGATAAATTTCTATGCAAAACATGTTACAATCATTCATCAGGATTTTTTCAATAGCATTTTTCTAGTTATAACATGAAACTGGTATTCAATTTCCGGTAGAATAATCCCAGTCAGACATGTCTGCTGATTCCTTTCAGTTTCCAACCTGTGCAAAGTGAATGGAACGCAGTGTATACTTTACAACCTTTcattttaggccaaatgtcgtaaaaaggccaaacctttcataaaagtttcacaaaaggcctgatctttcaattttgtcgattttggccaaaaacaaatttttggtttcaattgtagccaactctcaatttgatttcaatttgcctatgtgacgcctatgtggcgcctatgtgacatgccaaatattgaaaggtcaggacttttgtgaaaccaaataattcatttttggccaaaatcgacaaaattgaaaggtcatgacttttgtgaaaccaaataatcagtttttggccaaaatcgacaaaattgaaagttcaagacttttgtaaaatttttgtgaaaggtttggcctttttacaacatttgaccTTCATTGTAAAAAGGGATTCCAGAATTAGagaatcaatatatatataacttacaTAAGATTAGGAATAAGAATAAAATCTTTGCTAGCGAAATGTCTCATTCACCagtttataacaaaaaataaaattccctGTGATATTGTTctattaaacaattttttaagaAGTTAAAAACAATGTGCAGAATTGGAATAATTATCTCTGTGCAAAAACAGAGGAATGTCAAAAGTAAGCCAGCTAAATCTTTTTACAAAAAGGAGGTTATCTGCTCATTTCGGATAagtttttgcttacgtggccgTCGGCTTGCTTTCTCCCTTTCCAGCCATGCCATATCATCTTAGACATCAGGATTCAAACGGCGATCAATAACCAAACTACAATGCCACATAAGTAAAAACTAATCTAAAATGAGCGGACCTCCTGTTTATTGAAACATATTAGTCGGGTTactaaaatattacaaatgaaACATCAGCAATCGTTTTGCTAAAAGTGTATAGTCGGTAACCACAAATGTTTTTAGTCCGATACGCACATTTACTGTTATCTCTGGTAATTTTATAAGCtgatcactataaattttttatttcgacaaaaaaaactataaatttctTAAGACTTCCCACTCTAGTTTCCATCTTCTTATAACAGACTTCGCTTCTATTTGTTTTTGTGCTTAAAGATCTCCTCTTGCTGTAAGCAAGAAAACCAGACAGTTCCATCAAAAGGGTTACTTGATATGTAAGTTATCTATAATAGTAGCTAAATTTACATcagatttcaatttttttttacaaatactaAATTAAGTACTTAAATATAGGTTTCTCAATAGATAAATCCATTTCAAAGACAACAGAATACAAGACAAAGAAATCAGGATCAAGAATCAATTTATATTGGATTTACAGCATATGTTGTATATGTCCACTTAGCATATATAACATTGAACCACATCAGCTacgaattaaatataaatatatatttaacaaCACTCgaagaaataataaattaaactaataaaaattaaaaattaaagtatattTGACAAACGAGCTACACTCGTGATAGATAAATACATTTTGCCTCGGTTGGTGGGTCATACCCCTATTAATACTGCCTCTATGCTCAACCACAAAGATGGAAATCCAGAAGAAGTAGGCCATTGCTGCAACACCCATCTCATTCACTGTCAATTTCTCAGGCCACAACCATCTATTGGATATCTATTACCCTAGCTCTTTCTCAACTGCTGCAAATTTTTGACTTATGAATATTCAAATAATTTGTACATTGCAACATTTATTATTGtcctcaaataataaaattaaatctacATAGCCGACTTTGATTATATAAAAACTCAGAGtcaatttgagtttttttttcaatataggAGATATAATATTGTCTACTAGACTACTAGTAATATGAACATCAAAATGTGTCCTTGAAACTCCCTTTAGGGAAAAAAATCAACTGAAATATgcatagcaaaaaaaaaaatcatttaattttgaaataaaatgaacatTTAGATGtaattatgaatttaaataCGACGTGACGATTCAAATTCCAACGCCgatttaaatcaattttaatataaatgagACTTTTAATAAGTGTCTTGGTTGGTTGCATTACAAATTTGAGAATTGAGACACAAATGAAAGCATTGAATGCATAAGAGCAATGGCCAAGAAGGCTCTGTGGGTGGCTTGTCAGCAATCCAGCACATATGGTTGGCCTTCTTTAAACAATTTAACATTATTGTACAATCTTGAAGCTTCTATAGCAGAATCCATGAACCCTAATTTTTGTCACCCGTCTTTTGCGAGATATACTCACTGAATTTAATTTGTCGCATATGATTATAAACTATTCATTTATTATGTGACACGTGATAATAATAGATATGAtagaattaatataatattcatTTGATTGGTTATCACTAAAGGAGAATTTCTTATCAGACCCGGTTATATAAAAAACAGTCAAATTACGACGGACGGTGAAGGCTTATGATGaatttttgagattttgtagTTTTTCTCATAAATTCATTATAAAAGTTTGTGATGGAAATTTTCGTCACAAATTTGACGCTTATAAGTTGGAATTCTTTTAGACAAAAACTTCACTAATTAGACTGCAGATCTAGTTCATTTTATGTGGTAATAGTCAGTATGCAAGATTTTTTCTACGACATTCTTTGCAACTAGGAACATTTCCATAACTCATAAATATCTTATCAgtgtttaaacaaaaaaaaattaattgtctAAAATTTGTTGGTGTAGGTCAGATAACATCAATACACATAATATAAAACCCAATTAAACAACGTTACAAATATAGAGGTTATACTTATGGTATATatatagttaaaatttaaaacaaatattttatcttagaaaaattataatgaaCCTAAACAAGCATAAACAATAAAACACTTCAAAAATTAATGACCCACTTCCAAATTCAGTAAAAAATTATCAGGTTGTACACACTATGAGAATAATCATATCCAATCCAAGTAAAACATTACCTTtccaagaaaaaaaattctccTATTGGGTAATACATAGTATAGATATGATATTATTAATTAGGGTTTGTCCTCAAGCAAAATTACATAACACATCAAAATGAGACACAAATTGAAGGGTTAGGCAAAAATTGTTTATCAGTTATAAATAAGTGAAAATGAGTGATTGAGACCAAAGGTGGCCATGCAAGGACCATAGTACTTACATTCACATGTTGTGTTTTATTTGGATGAAAAATATCAAGAGTTCATTGTCTGGATTAGAACAAGTCTGAACAGAGGGAATTTGAAGGAATGAGTTGGATTTTGGATTTTGATTTGATGTACAAGAGTGTTGGATGTGA is part of the Mercurialis annua linkage group LG3, ddMerAnnu1.2, whole genome shotgun sequence genome and encodes:
- the LOC126674258 gene encoding remorin 1.4 isoform X1, with translation MEHSSKQKRVSFSAAEQGKYTAMGQNWNYDSEYAVSVAAAAFAVYSLEEAEAEHKRKITEQLENSKSGIRTRNESIRRNSFSKEVKNAGIFVGETSTRKPAERDQRLPENSAVMSSRKPSRSASMRPMISMDQRQRSNSTRRSVAEDKVDTWEKAQLRKINKRYEKMRSEIIAWENAKTIEAKLRMEKKKNELELRKSRNLQHYQLKVSRIEAVAGGANRQLDEKQRNEESEVKEKAKHMRSKGKNPVRFFCC
- the LOC126674258 gene encoding remorin 1.4 isoform X2, whose translation is MEHSSKQKRVSFSAAEQGKYTAMGQNWNYDSEYAVSVAAAAFAVYSLEEAEAEHKRKITEQLENSKSGIRTRNESIRRNSFSKEVKNAGETSTRKPAERDQRLPENSAVMSSRKPSRSASMRPMISMDQRQRSNSTRRSVAEDKVDTWEKAQLRKINKRYEKMRSEIIAWENAKTIEAKLRMEKKKNELELRKSRNLQHYQLKVSRIEAVAGGANRQLDEKQRNEESEVKEKAKHMRSKGKNPVRFFCC